Proteins encoded within one genomic window of Gallus gallus isolate bGalGal1 chromosome 1, bGalGal1.mat.broiler.GRCg7b, whole genome shotgun sequence:
- the BMT2 gene encoding S-adenosylmethionine sensor upstream of mTORC1 isoform X3, translated as MKNLADNHWAKTCEGEGRIEWCCSVCREYFQNGGKRKALEKDEKRALLASKSTPALNASQPPKIEDPLPNFGLTNHEAITEELLHSLGKIRLLDVGSCFNPFLKFEEFLTVGIDIVPAVESVYKCDFLNLQIQQPLQLAQDAIDAFLKQLKNPIDSLPGELFHVVVFSLLLSYFPSPYQRWICCKKAHELLVLNGLLLVITPDSSHQNRRAMMMKSWKIAIESLGFKRFKYSKFSHMHLMAFRKTSLQTTSDLVSRNYPGMLYIPQDFNSIEDEEYSNTSCYIRSDMEDEQLAYGFMELPDAPYDSDSGESQSSSIPFYELEDPVLLLS; from the exons TGTATGCCGGGAATATTTTCAGaatggagggaaaagaaaagcacttgagaaagatgaaaagagaGCACTTCTTGCTTCTAAGAGCACTCCAGCCTTAAATGCTTCCCAGCCTCCCAAGATCGAAGACCCCTTACCAAACTTTGGCTTGACAAATCATGAAGCTATAACAGAAGA ATTGCTTCACTCCTTGGGAAAAATCAGATTGCTTGATGTTGGTAGCTGCTTTAATCCATTTCTGAAGTTTGAAGAATTTCTGACAGTTGGCATAGATATTGTTCCAGCTGTTGAG AGCGTATACAAATGTGACTTCTTAAATCTTCAAATTCAGCAACCTCTTCAGCTGGCACAAGATGCTATAGATGCCTTTCTTAAGCAACTGAAAAATCCCATTGATTCTCTACCTGGAGAACTATTCCACGTTGTCGTTTTTTCACTCCTCCTCTCTTATTTTCCATCACCCTATCAGCGGTGGATATGCTGCAAGAAGGCACACGAACTTCTCGTATTAAATGGCTTATTGCTTGTAATAACTCCTGATTCATCTCATCAGAATCGTCGGGCTATGAtgatgaaaagctggaaaatTGCCATAGAATCCTTGGGTTTTAAACGCTTTAAGTATTCCAAGTTTTCTCATATGCACCTGATGGCTTTTAGGAAAACTTCCCTGCAAACAACAAGTGACTTAGTTAGCAGGAACTACCCTGGAATGTTGTATATCCCACAGGATTTCAACAGTATAGAGGATGAGGAGTATTCCAACACTTCCTGCTACATTCGATCAGACATGGAAGACGAACAGCTAGCTTACGGTTTTATGGAGCTGCCTGATGCTCCTTATGACTCAGACTCTGGAGAAAGCCAGTCTAGTTCAATTCCTTTTTATGAGCTCGAAGATCCTGTATTGCTTCTAAGTTAA